One window of the Lactobacillus sp. PV034 genome contains the following:
- a CDS encoding APC family permease, with the protein MGKSVAPTKKLSFISIFFLGINAIIGSGAFLLPKYIYHDMDLMSVVVLLCAAVTVSMIALCYADLSSRFSGSGAAWLYSYYAFGRFAGYELGLFTWFLTCCTYAAEVVAFVTTLRSFVPAYKNDAVYFGTAIGLIVLFTIINFFGRKLVKFVDNTSSIAKLGVIILFIVVGVFFMHWSNFSPVMPHAATTGVGPFFKHFGAAFSEVFYLFTGFSFIPIAARQMQNPTKNIPRVLISVMITVTILYALTVLIGIGIIGSKMSDYTAPIANAFGKAVGEWGYIVIIIGMLLSIFGVAFISSFNAPSLVASLAEEHNLVPQWVGKKNKYNAPWIAIIMSAIITALLITQSYIFLVSCIVLASFVQYVPSIFAVMKFKHDGRYPNKGFKLPGGYVIPVIALLVSCYLVFNFTWKTFFVGIGVAVIAALLYFFSGRKRKDPHPGVPVANENNK; encoded by the coding sequence ATGGGAAAAAGTGTTGCTCCCACTAAAAAGCTATCATTTATCTCGATATTCTTTTTAGGGATTAATGCCATCATTGGCTCAGGGGCATTTTTACTACCAAAATATATTTATCATGATATGGATTTAATGAGTGTTGTTGTACTTTTATGTGCTGCTGTGACAGTAAGTATGATTGCACTTTGTTACGCTGATTTATCTAGTCGTTTTAGTGGATCAGGAGCAGCATGGCTTTATTCATATTATGCTTTCGGTAGATTTGCCGGTTATGAATTAGGGTTATTTACTTGGTTTTTAACTTGTTGTACTTATGCTGCTGAAGTTGTCGCCTTTGTTACAACTTTACGTAGTTTTGTTCCAGCATATAAAAATGATGCAGTATACTTTGGTACTGCGATTGGTTTGATTGTTTTATTCACTATTATTAACTTTTTCGGTAGAAAATTAGTTAAATTTGTGGACAACACTTCCTCAATTGCAAAACTTGGAGTTATCATTCTATTTATTGTAGTTGGTGTATTCTTTATGCACTGGTCTAACTTTAGTCCAGTAATGCCACATGCTGCTACTACTGGTGTAGGACCATTCTTTAAGCATTTTGGTGCTGCATTTAGTGAAGTGTTCTATCTCTTTACTGGATTTTCATTTATTCCTATTGCAGCTCGCCAAATGCAAAATCCAACTAAGAATATTCCCCGGGTATTAATTTCAGTTATGATTACTGTTACCATTCTTTATGCCTTAACAGTGCTAATTGGTATTGGTATTATTGGATCTAAGATGAGTGATTATACTGCTCCAATTGCTAATGCCTTTGGTAAAGCTGTAGGTGAATGGGGCTACATTGTAATTATTATTGGGATGCTCTTAAGTATTTTTGGTGTTGCATTTATTTCATCATTTAATGCTCCATCGCTTGTTGCTTCATTGGCTGAAGAACATAACTTAGTGCCACAATGGGTAGGTAAAAAGAACAAATATAATGCTCCTTGGATTGCTATTATCATGAGTGCAATTATTACAGCATTATTAATTACACAATCATATATTTTCTTAGTTTCATGTATTGTGCTTGCATCATTTGTTCAGTATGTGCCTTCAATTTTTGCGGTTATGAAGTTTAAGCATGATGGCAGATATCCAAACAAAGGCTTTAAACTACCTGGTGGTTACGTTATCCCGGTAATTGCATTACTGGTTTCTTGCTACTTAGTCTTTAATTTCACTTGGAAAACATTTTTTGTTGGAATTGGAGTTGCAGTAATTGCTGCGCTTTTGTACTTCTTCTCTGGACGTAAGAGAAAAGATCCGCATCCAGGAGTACCAGTTGCAAATGAAAATAATAAATAG
- the lysS gene encoding lysine--tRNA ligase has protein sequence MAKNEMNDQLIVRREKMEEMRENGIEPFGVRKFDRQDLARTLNEKYSNEDKDELNADMPKTKVAGRMLAKRGKGKVGFADIYDRTGKIQIYVRKDIVGEDNYKIFKKADIGDFLGIDGEVMKTDTGELTIRATHVTFLSKALRPLPNKWDGLKDVEQIYRQRYLDLITNNESYQRFVNRTKIIKAIRKYLDDRDFLEVETPVLHNIPGGAEARPFITHHNALDISLYMRIALELPLKRLIVGGMERVYEIGRVFRNEGVDTRHNPEFTELETYAAYWDFHDVMDEAEGIIKAAASVVSDDGKINYQGTELDLGKPFRRVHMVDLIKEKTGVDFWQPMTLDEAKKVAQEHGIHVEPFWKVGHIINAFFEEFGEKTIVNPTFVYGHPVEVSPLAKKNADDPRFTDRFEIFILGTEYGNAFSELNDPVDQRHRFEDQMAEREAGNDEADMIDEDYIRAMEFGMPPTGGLGIGIDRLTMLLTDAPAIRDVLLFPTMRPEKVEDVDAEVQADLKKRKENKE, from the coding sequence GTGGCAAAGAATGAGATGAATGACCAGCTTATCGTTCGTCGCGAGAAGATGGAAGAAATGCGTGAAAATGGAATTGAACCTTTTGGCGTTAGAAAGTTCGATCGTCAAGATTTAGCACGTACTTTAAATGAAAAGTATTCTAATGAAGATAAAGATGAACTTAATGCTGACATGCCTAAGACCAAGGTTGCAGGTCGTATGCTTGCAAAACGTGGTAAAGGTAAAGTAGGGTTTGCGGACATTTATGATCGCACTGGTAAAATCCAAATTTACGTACGTAAAGATATTGTAGGCGAAGATAATTATAAGATTTTTAAGAAGGCAGATATTGGTGACTTCTTAGGAATTGATGGCGAAGTTATGAAGACCGATACGGGTGAATTAACTATTCGTGCTACTCATGTTACTTTCTTATCCAAGGCTTTACGCCCATTGCCTAATAAGTGGGATGGTTTAAAAGATGTTGAACAAATTTATCGTCAACGTTACCTTGATTTGATTACTAATAATGAAAGTTATCAACGTTTTGTAAACCGTACAAAGATTATTAAGGCTATTCGTAAATACTTAGACGATCGCGATTTCTTAGAAGTTGAAACTCCAGTTCTTCACAACATTCCTGGTGGTGCCGAAGCTCGTCCATTTATTACTCACCACAATGCTTTAGATATTAGTCTTTACATGAGAATTGCTCTTGAACTTCCTTTGAAGCGTTTGATTGTTGGTGGAATGGAAAGAGTTTATGAAATTGGTCGAGTATTCAGAAATGAAGGTGTTGATACTCGTCATAACCCAGAATTTACTGAACTTGAAACTTATGCAGCTTACTGGGACTTCCATGATGTGATGGATGAAGCAGAAGGTATTATTAAAGCCGCTGCTAGCGTTGTTTCTGATGATGGTAAGATTAACTACCAAGGTACTGAACTTGACCTCGGTAAGCCATTCCGTCGCGTTCACATGGTTGATTTAATTAAAGAAAAGACCGGTGTTGATTTCTGGCAACCAATGACTTTGGATGAAGCTAAGAAAGTTGCGCAAGAACATGGTATTCATGTTGAACCATTCTGGAAAGTTGGTCACATTATCAATGCCTTCTTTGAAGAATTTGGTGAAAAAACAATTGTTAACCCAACATTTGTTTACGGTCACCCTGTAGAAGTTTCACCACTAGCTAAGAAGAATGCAGACGATCCAAGATTTACCGACCGTTTTGAAATCTTTATCTTAGGTACTGAATACGGAAATGCTTTCTCAGAATTAAATGACCCAGTTGATCAACGTCACCGTTTTGAAGATCAAATGGCTGAGCGTGAAGCTGGTAATGATGAAGCTGATATGATTGATGAAGATTACATTCGCGCCATGGAATTTGGTATGCCTCCTACTGGTGGTTTAGGAATCGGTATCGATCGTTTGACTATGCTTTTAACCGATGCACCTGCGATTCGCGATGTATTGCTATTCCCAACTATGCGTCCTGAAAAAGTTGAAGACGTAGATGCTGAAGTTCAAGCAGACTTGAAGAAACGTAAAGAAAACAAAGAATAA
- the hslO gene encoding Hsp33 family molecular chaperone HslO has product MGDYLIRAIDKDKKLRLLAITAKGVVNEAQKRHDTWIASSAVLGRTMIGGLLLAGALLKDKDELTVRLLGNGPVGATVVTAQADLTVKGYIQNPHIALPPKKDGHIDVAKAVGQGWLEVTKDQGLKEPYTGEVPIVSGEIAEDFTYYLAKSEQIPSAVGLSVFVEPNNSIGAAGGFMMQALPGADDALLEKVEKRIKALPNLSTMFLDGATPEDLAKKILGDDCKILDKQDVSFACDCSKEKYSEILATIKPDQLKEMIEKDHGAELTCRFCGEKYHFSEDELKDIQKKAK; this is encoded by the coding sequence ATGGGTGATTATTTAATTAGAGCAATTGATAAAGATAAAAAGTTAAGATTGTTGGCAATTACTGCTAAAGGTGTAGTTAATGAAGCGCAAAAAAGACATGATACTTGGATCGCCTCTTCTGCAGTATTGGGGAGAACTATGATCGGAGGATTACTTTTAGCTGGTGCTTTATTAAAGGATAAAGATGAACTAACCGTACGCCTACTAGGTAATGGACCGGTGGGAGCAACTGTAGTTACAGCACAAGCCGATTTAACGGTAAAGGGGTATATTCAGAACCCTCATATTGCATTGCCACCAAAAAAGGATGGTCATATTGATGTAGCAAAGGCTGTAGGCCAGGGTTGGCTTGAAGTAACTAAAGATCAAGGACTAAAAGAACCATATACTGGCGAGGTTCCAATAGTTAGTGGTGAAATAGCAGAAGACTTTACCTATTATTTAGCCAAATCTGAACAAATTCCTTCAGCAGTTGGATTATCAGTATTTGTTGAACCAAATAATTCTATTGGAGCTGCTGGTGGTTTTATGATGCAAGCCTTACCTGGAGCTGATGATGCCTTACTTGAAAAAGTAGAAAAGAGAATTAAGGCACTTCCTAACTTATCAACAATGTTCTTAGATGGAGCTACACCAGAAGATTTAGCTAAAAAAATCTTGGGTGATGATTGCAAAATTTTAGATAAGCAAGATGTAAGCTTTGCTTGTGATTGTTCTAAGGAAAAATATAGTGAAATCCTTGCTACAATTAAGCCAGACCAATTAAAAGAAATGATTGAAAAAGATCATGGAGCAGAATTAACTTGTCGCTTTTGTGGTGAAAAATATCATTTTAGTGAAGATGAATTAAAAGATATTCAAAAAAAGGCAAAGTAA
- a CDS encoding FtsB family cell division protein, with translation MNNGPRIYNALSDEERIARLQRKANKKIKEVHRVRRNRILAIFAVVFLIFGVQLVMVHVQTNKINAQAVTTHKQLTKLKKSNKTLESQATNLRDSDYLSKVIRYKFYYSKPGETIYNIPEKTGDNN, from the coding sequence ATGAATAATGGACCAAGGATATATAATGCTTTAAGTGATGAAGAAAGAATTGCACGTCTGCAAAGAAAAGCTAATAAAAAAATTAAGGAAGTACATCGTGTGCGTCGAAATCGTATTTTGGCTATCTTTGCAGTAGTTTTTCTTATTTTTGGAGTTCAATTAGTAATGGTTCATGTTCAAACCAATAAAATTAATGCTCAAGCTGTTACTACCCATAAGCAACTAACTAAGTTAAAGAAGAGTAATAAGACCCTTGAGAGTCAAGCTACTAATTTACGTGATTCAGATTATCTATCAAAAGTAATCCGTTATAAGTTTTATTACTCTAAACCGGGAGAAACTATCTACAATATTCCCGAAAAAACAGGAGATAATAACTAG
- the ftsH gene encoding ATP-dependent zinc metalloprotease FtsH: protein MKNRRNRLLSNGLFYILVFVILLGGINWFVGGSGNSGSSENISYSTLVKELNNGKVKSINIQPANGVYTVTGTYKKAETAKNSQNNNLDFFGGAKNNSKVTNFSTTMLQNDSMVKNVSNLAQKNGTKISNQGESQTGTWISTLVMLVPTLIFIVLLWMMMNQGGQGGRGGVMNFGKSKVKPQDPKKNKVRFSDVAGEEEEKQELVEIVEFLKNPTKYTKLGARIPAGVLLEGPPGTGKTLLARAVAGEAGVPFYSISGSDFVEMFVGVGASRVRDLFETAKKNAPSIIFIDEIDAVGRKRGNGMGGGHDEREQTLNQLLVEMDGFDGDEGVIVMAATNRSDVLDPALLRPGRFDRKVLVGRPDVKGREAILKVHARNKPLASDVDLKEVARQTPGFVGADLENVLNEAALVAARRDKKEITASDIDEAEDRVIAGPAKKDTVISAAERKRVAYHEAGHAIVGLVLSDSRTVRKVTIVPRGRAGGYNIMLPKEDQNLLTKKQLMEQVAGLMGGRAGEEVVVGDKSTGASNDFEQATNIARGMVTQYGMTDVGMTELESPSQQNEFGARSYSEATAAKIDEAVKNILDEGYDTAVDIIKSHRDTHKLIAEALLKYETLNEKQILSLFKDGKMPENEDNEFPSESDALTYEEAKAAMEKRDQKREKVEEKDDKEDIHPLPDDHKNIDDIPLNTPSEKKDTKATDEKSSHQDSNSSDEDSKNNE from the coding sequence ATGAAAAATAGAAGAAATAGACTGCTTTCTAACGGCCTTTTCTATATTTTGGTTTTCGTGATCCTCTTGGGAGGAATTAATTGGTTTGTCGGTGGTTCCGGCAATAGTGGTTCCTCTGAAAATATTAGTTATTCGACCTTGGTAAAGGAGTTGAATAACGGTAAAGTCAAGAGTATCAACATTCAACCAGCAAATGGTGTATATACTGTTACTGGTACTTATAAAAAAGCTGAAACAGCTAAAAATTCTCAGAATAATAATTTAGACTTCTTTGGTGGTGCCAAAAATAATAGTAAAGTTACTAATTTTAGTACTACCATGCTTCAAAATGATTCCATGGTTAAAAATGTATCAAATCTTGCACAAAAGAATGGTACAAAAATTTCTAACCAGGGAGAATCACAAACAGGTACTTGGATATCTACGTTAGTTATGCTTGTGCCAACTTTGATTTTTATCGTCTTACTTTGGATGATGATGAACCAAGGTGGTCAAGGTGGACGTGGTGGTGTCATGAACTTTGGTAAGTCCAAAGTTAAGCCACAAGATCCCAAGAAGAACAAGGTTCGTTTTTCAGATGTTGCCGGTGAAGAAGAAGAAAAACAAGAACTTGTGGAAATTGTTGAATTTTTAAAGAATCCAACCAAATACACTAAGTTAGGGGCAAGAATACCAGCTGGTGTTCTTTTAGAGGGTCCTCCCGGAACTGGTAAGACTTTACTAGCTCGTGCTGTTGCTGGTGAAGCTGGCGTACCATTCTACTCAATTTCTGGATCAGATTTCGTAGAAATGTTCGTTGGTGTTGGTGCTTCTCGTGTACGTGATCTTTTTGAAACTGCTAAAAAGAATGCGCCAAGTATTATCTTCATCGATGAAATTGATGCCGTCGGTCGTAAACGTGGCAATGGTATGGGCGGTGGACACGATGAACGTGAACAAACCTTAAACCAATTGCTAGTTGAAATGGATGGTTTTGACGGTGACGAAGGTGTAATCGTAATGGCCGCTACTAACCGTTCTGACGTACTTGATCCTGCCTTGTTACGTCCAGGTCGTTTTGACCGTAAAGTTTTAGTTGGTCGTCCAGATGTTAAGGGTCGTGAAGCTATCTTGAAAGTTCACGCTCGTAACAAGCCATTAGCTTCTGATGTCGATTTGAAAGAAGTTGCGCGTCAAACTCCAGGCTTTGTAGGAGCTGATCTCGAAAACGTCTTAAATGAAGCTGCCTTAGTTGCTGCTCGCCGTGATAAAAAAGAAATTACTGCTTCTGACATTGATGAAGCTGAAGATCGTGTAATTGCAGGCCCAGCTAAGAAGGATACTGTAATTTCTGCCGCTGAAAGAAAACGTGTGGCATATCACGAAGCTGGACACGCAATTGTTGGTTTAGTTTTAAGTGATTCTAGAACAGTTAGAAAAGTTACCATCGTTCCTCGTGGTCGTGCTGGTGGATACAACATTATGCTTCCTAAGGAAGATCAAAACTTGTTAACTAAGAAGCAATTAATGGAACAAGTTGCTGGTTTAATGGGTGGTCGTGCCGGTGAAGAAGTTGTCGTTGGTGATAAATCAACTGGTGCTTCAAATGACTTTGAACAGGCAACTAATATTGCTCGTGGTATGGTAACTCAATATGGTATGACTGATGTTGGTATGACCGAACTTGAATCACCAAGTCAGCAAAATGAATTTGGTGCAAGATCATACAGTGAAGCTACTGCTGCTAAAATTGATGAAGCAGTTAAGAATATCTTAGATGAAGGTTATGACACTGCTGTTGATATTATTAAGAGTCACCGTGATACTCACAAGTTAATTGCAGAAGCATTACTTAAATACGAAACTCTTAATGAAAAACAAATTCTTTCTTTATTTAAAGATGGTAAGATGCCTGAAAATGAAGATAATGAATTTCCAAGTGAAAGCGATGCTTTAACTTATGAAGAAGCAAAAGCTGCTATGGAAAAACGTGATCAAAAGAGAGAAAAAGTAGAAGAAAAGGATGATAAAGAAGATATTCATCCACTTCCAGATGATCATAAGAACATTGATGATATTCCTTTAAATACTCCTTCTGAAAAGAAAGATACTAAGGCTACTGATGAAAAATCAAGTCATCAAGATTCTAATTCTTCTGATGAAGATTCAAAGAATAATGAATAA
- a CDS encoding RNA-binding S4 domain-containing protein, with the protein MRLDKFLKVSRLVKRRTVAKEMADQGRVDVNGRAVKSSYDVKIGDVIKIGFGTKEIKAKVLDLRETTKKAEASELYELID; encoded by the coding sequence ATGAGACTAGATAAATTTTTAAAAGTGTCACGATTAGTAAAGAGACGTACAGTTGCCAAAGAAATGGCAGATCAAGGACGTGTGGATGTCAATGGTCGTGCAGTTAAATCAAGTTACGATGTAAAAATTGGTGATGTAATTAAAATTGGTTTTGGTACTAAGGAAATAAAAGCAAAGGTATTAGACTTGCGTGAAACAACTAAAAAGGCAGAAGCTAGTGAACTCTATGAGCTAATTGACTAG
- the tilS gene encoding tRNA lysidine(34) synthetase TilS, whose protein sequence is MVAFLLSMENLKDFFIKHQLQIEAKKFLIAVSGGPDSMALLDLIRHTVTDPTNQLLVGHFDHQLRPDSYLESNLISNYCKKYNLKLFEQRWSKQEQPERGIEAAARKFRYAFLKELVQQNQVDYLLTAHHGDDLIENILLKLIRSGNVKEMNSLIEMGQFEDTQAYLLRPLLKYSKTDLLHYVKVQQLSYIQDSTNFEDKTLRNRLRHHVIPLLKNENKKLIKNANRFQVSEAELAESQNILFKNLSNPQRRYFTWTGNLSDLQELRLNQKKLYFEWLTLTKFHQQVHFESLEEKANFRTKKDGIGLILYQNKYYLYREKDLDSEQIRPFKVYLDKIFNFKGKNYLISKQKLGLQQVGSFYSKENLSLKVGSLPEGQKLVLATGNKTKAKKKFAEKGIPNILRSNCLTILSDDGNEEVQYIMNVYRRQIFDPAFIEYRVYEI, encoded by the coding sequence ATGGTCGCTTTTTTATTATCAATGGAAAATTTAAAAGATTTTTTTATAAAGCACCAACTGCAAATTGAAGCAAAAAAATTTTTGATAGCTGTGAGTGGTGGCCCGGATTCAATGGCCTTGCTTGATTTAATACGTCATACTGTGACGGACCCGACAAACCAGCTTCTCGTCGGACATTTTGATCATCAATTGCGTCCGGATAGTTATTTAGAAAGTAATTTAATTAGTAATTATTGTAAAAAATATAATTTAAAATTATTTGAACAAAGATGGAGCAAACAAGAGCAGCCAGAAAGAGGAATAGAAGCTGCTGCTCGAAAATTTCGCTATGCTTTTTTAAAAGAGCTAGTACAACAAAATCAAGTTGATTATTTATTAACTGCTCATCATGGGGACGATTTGATTGAAAACATCCTTTTAAAGCTTATTCGTTCAGGAAATGTAAAGGAAATGAATAGTTTGATTGAAATGGGGCAGTTTGAAGATACACAAGCGTATCTCTTGCGCCCCCTCCTCAAATATTCTAAAACAGACTTATTGCACTATGTTAAAGTGCAACAATTATCCTATATCCAAGATAGTACAAATTTTGAAGATAAAACTTTAAGAAACAGACTTCGTCATCATGTGATTCCACTTTTAAAAAATGAAAATAAGAAATTAATTAAAAATGCAAATCGCTTTCAGGTCAGTGAAGCTGAATTGGCTGAAAGTCAAAATATTTTGTTTAAGAATTTGTCCAATCCCCAAAGAAGATATTTTACTTGGACAGGAAATTTAAGTGATTTGCAAGAATTAAGGTTAAACCAAAAAAAGCTTTACTTCGAATGGTTAACTTTAACTAAATTTCATCAACAGGTTCATTTTGAATCCTTAGAAGAAAAGGCAAATTTTCGAACAAAAAAAGATGGTATTGGGTTAATTCTTTATCAGAATAAGTACTATTTGTATCGTGAAAAAGATTTAGATAGTGAACAAATAAGACCATTTAAGGTTTACTTAGATAAAATATTTAACTTTAAAGGTAAAAATTATTTAATTTCTAAGCAAAAATTAGGTTTGCAACAAGTTGGTAGTTTTTACAGTAAAGAGAATTTAAGTCTTAAAGTGGGTTCTTTGCCTGAGGGACAAAAATTAGTTTTAGCTACTGGAAATAAAACAAAGGCTAAAAAGAAATTTGCAGAAAAAGGTATACCTAATATTTTGCGTTCGAACTGTCTAACCATCTTATCGGATGATGGTAATGAAGAAGTTCAGTATATTATGAATGTATATCGTCGTCAGATTTTTGATCCTGCTTTTATTGAATATAGGGTTTATGAAATTTAA
- the dusB gene encoding tRNA dihydrouridine synthase DusB, whose amino-acid sequence MSKSWKIRDLTIPNQVVVAPMAGISNAAFRVVCKEFGAGLVVCEMISDHGIIYRNKKTLSMLQVDPREHPMSIQIFGGSEETLVEAAHYVDENTAADIININMGCPVPKVTKTDAGAMWLKDPNKIYQMVRAVVRNVKKPVTVKMRTGWDQRNIFAVENALAAQEAGASAVAMHGRTRKQMYMGEADWGILKDVADALTIPFIGNGDVDSPQKAKKMLDEVGATAVMMGRAVLGNPWLLKEVRHYLDTGELLPPQTVEEKVETAKNQLSGLIDLKGEKIAVPEFRRQAAYYLKGIPRSARTRAKINEVWTKQEVFDLLDDFVEKYEARQKQRQA is encoded by the coding sequence GTGAGTAAAAGCTGGAAAATAAGAGACCTTACTATTCCTAATCAAGTTGTAGTGGCACCAATGGCGGGTATTTCTAATGCAGCCTTTAGAGTGGTTTGCAAGGAATTTGGTGCAGGATTAGTAGTTTGTGAAATGATCTCTGATCATGGAATTATTTATCGTAATAAAAAGACTTTAAGCATGCTTCAAGTGGATCCTCGTGAACACCCAATGAGCATCCAAATTTTTGGTGGTAGTGAAGAGACCTTGGTTGAGGCAGCTCACTATGTGGACGAAAATACGGCTGCTGATATTATTAACATCAATATGGGATGTCCTGTACCAAAGGTCACTAAGACTGATGCCGGTGCGATGTGGCTTAAAGATCCTAACAAAATTTATCAAATGGTACGTGCTGTCGTAAGAAATGTTAAAAAGCCAGTTACTGTTAAGATGAGAACTGGTTGGGACCAACGTAATATTTTTGCTGTTGAAAATGCTTTAGCCGCTCAAGAAGCTGGCGCAAGTGCTGTTGCTATGCATGGACGTACTAGAAAGCAAATGTACATGGGTGAAGCTGATTGGGGCATTTTGAAAGATGTAGCTGATGCATTAACAATTCCATTCATTGGTAATGGGGATGTAGATAGTCCTCAAAAAGCTAAAAAGATGCTTGATGAGGTCGGTGCTACTGCTGTCATGATGGGACGTGCTGTTCTAGGTAATCCTTGGCTTTTAAAAGAAGTAAGACACTACTTAGATACTGGGGAACTTTTACCTCCACAAACTGTGGAAGAAAAAGTGGAAACTGCAAAGAACCAACTTTCAGGCTTAATTGATCTTAAGGGAGAAAAAATTGCAGTACCAGAATTTAGACGTCAAGCTGCATATTATCTAAAAGGAATTCCCCGTTCTGCGCGAACACGTGCTAAAATAAATGAGGTATGGACAAAACAAGAAGTTTTTGACTTATTAGATGACTTTGTGGAAAAATATGAAGCAAGGCAAAAGCAAAGACAAGCTTAA
- a CDS encoding S1 RNA-binding domain-containing protein — MKYITGLRVNGKINNIVDFGIFVDLPAGRHGLIHESDFDGKWTVNKGKFEVGQKVRVVVLDNTNGRLSLSLQRVDDPELIDPTNSFNQQKDFVKSLNDLLTKSTVRLNKLKEELK, encoded by the coding sequence GTGAAATATATAACTGGTTTAAGAGTTAACGGCAAAATTAATAATATTGTTGATTTTGGCATCTTTGTTGATCTGCCTGCTGGACGTCATGGATTAATTCATGAATCAGATTTTGACGGAAAATGGACAGTGAATAAGGGTAAATTTGAAGTGGGCCAAAAAGTTAGAGTAGTGGTCTTAGATAATACTAATGGACGTTTATCTCTTTCTCTTCAGAGAGTCGATGATCCCGAATTAATTGATCCAACTAATTCATTTAATCAGCAAAAGGATTTTGTCAAAAGCTTAAATGATTTATTAACCAAATCAACTGTAAGATTAAATAAGTTAAAAGAAGAGTTAAAGTGA